One segment of Panthera uncia isolate 11264 chromosome A3 unlocalized genomic scaffold, Puncia_PCG_1.0 HiC_scaffold_12, whole genome shotgun sequence DNA contains the following:
- the LOC125937802 gene encoding basic proline-rich protein-like, whose protein sequence is MTHGGLTASPALCQDLPPSPLTAPNAEPPPSEPGSRSINPAPAPRPQRPAATVRSGPRRPLPGPGLRARQRRPGAQSPAAPARDSAPSPPLAPPGPGARHRLPSQRARCRGPGSRSPPSPPLPALHPRRLLRSGRCEGSFPLLAGARLQHRAPLPQPAAAAANPPRHSLPGRSWGRREGLGRPQPPPPPPARPRRLRWRLRPLRPRSRPRGERSQAPGSRRFPARHAQQARPRREGARARGRRAGGGHAPPARARGRGRGFRRAEEGAGERAEFPSNPAPCGRAGPVPPSSPGGSQTSEGNLPPSGWSLTLAAGGRGAFQFHRYVRGSRILGTT, encoded by the exons ATGACCCACGGA ggCCTAACTGCCTCACCTGCCCTCTGCCAGGACCTGCCTCCTTCGCCCCTTACAGCACCTAACGCAGAGCCCCCTCCCAGCGAGCCGGGCTCCAGGAGCATCAACCCGGCGCCCGCACCCCGGCCCCAGCGCCCTGCGGCCACCGTGCGCTCCGGACCCCGAAGACCCCTCCCCGGCCCGGGGCTCAGAGCCCGGCAGCGCCGGCCCGGGGCTCAGAGCCCGGCAGCGCCGGCCCGGGACTCCGCTCCATCCCCTCCGCTCGCCCCTCCGGGGCCGGGCGCGCGGCACCGTCTCCCCTCGCAGCGCGCGCGGTGCAGGGGCCCCGGCTCCCGGAGCCCCCCGTCCCCGCCGCTCCCGGCCCTGCACCCCCGCAGGCTCCTGAGGTCCGGGCGCTGCGAGGGCTCCTTCCCGCTCCTCGCGGGCGCGAGGCTCCAGCACCGCGCTCCTCTCCCGCagcccgcggccgccgccgcaAACCCCCCCCGTCACTCACTTCCCGGCCGGAGCTGGGGACGTCGAGAGGGTCTCGGGCGGCCGCagcctcctccgcctcctccggCCCGGCCCCGGCGGCTGAGGTGGCGGCTGCGCCCGCTCAGGCCCCGGAGCCGCCCCCGCGGCGAACGTTCTCAGGCGCCCGGCTCGCGCCGTTTCCCCGCCCGGCACGCGCAGCAAGCCCGCCCCCGGCGCGAGGGCGCTAGGGCGCGAGGGcgcagggcggggggcgggcacgCGCCGCCTGCGCGAGCgcgcggccgggggcggggcttcCGCCGCGCCGAGGAGGGGGCGGGCGAGCGGGCCGAGTTCCCTTCGAACCCCGCCCCCTGCGGCCGAGCGGGACCCGTCCCCCCCAGCTCGCCGGGCGGCTCGCAGACCAGCGAGGGAAACCTGCCCCCTTCGGGCTGGTCGCTCACACTGGCGGCGGGCGGCCGAGGTGCGTTTCAGTTCCACAGGTATGTGCGGGGCAGCCGGATACTCGGCACGACGTGA